The following are from one region of the Anaeropeptidivorans aminofermentans genome:
- a CDS encoding ABC transporter permease: protein MSDKSKYINLLITIGVSMAIGAVLMVALGYNPIDAYFHLFRGAFYGKLNLGTTLQKFTPLLITSLAFIVSARAGGFNVGVEGEMYLGAITAAWLGFALHGIPAPLHILICFLGAMAVGAAWAYIPASLKAYFGVNEVCVTILLNYVAKYITSFLVNGPLSAKTGVPQTPVVDKSIMLFRLLKPSQANAGFFIGIIVAIFIYWLLTKSTIGYKFTTVGFNPKHAEYIGINPKKQLIYSMMVSGVMGGIAGAIEVLGVYGYFLDNFSSGIAMDGMLAALIVKNDIRMAPLMALFLAVLKSGALGMERYTGVPKGIVDTIIAIFIIFATMDALFSWHRKKKAAKETLKPAA from the coding sequence ATGAGCGATAAATCAAAATATATCAATCTCCTTATAACAATAGGGGTGTCTATGGCTATCGGAGCCGTTCTCATGGTTGCCTTGGGCTATAACCCCATTGACGCCTATTTTCATCTTTTCAGAGGCGCGTTTTACGGAAAGCTGAATTTAGGAACGACCTTGCAGAAATTTACGCCGCTTTTAATCACCTCTCTTGCATTTATTGTATCTGCAAGGGCAGGCGGCTTTAACGTAGGGGTTGAAGGCGAAATGTACCTGGGAGCTATCACAGCTGCATGGCTTGGCTTTGCACTTCACGGTATCCCTGCCCCCTTGCACATATTGATATGCTTCTTGGGTGCAATGGCTGTAGGCGCGGCATGGGCTTATATCCCTGCATCTTTAAAGGCTTATTTCGGGGTTAACGAGGTCTGCGTTACCATACTTTTAAACTACGTGGCAAAATATATAACCTCATTTTTAGTAAACGGCCCTTTAAGTGCAAAAACAGGTGTTCCTCAGACACCGGTAGTAGACAAAAGCATTATGCTTTTCAGATTACTTAAACCCAGCCAGGCCAATGCCGGATTTTTCATCGGTATTATCGTAGCCATATTTATTTACTGGCTTTTAACAAAATCAACCATAGGATATAAATTTACTACGGTAGGCTTTAACCCAAAGCATGCAGAGTACATAGGCATCAATCCTAAAAAGCAGCTTATTTATTCCATGATGGTTTCAGGTGTAATGGGCGGTATTGCGGGAGCAATAGAAGTATTAGGCGTTTACGGTTACTTCCTTGATAATTTCTCCTCCGGCATCGCTATGGACGGAATGCTTGCGGCCCTAATTGTTAAAAACGATATCAGAATGGCCCCCCTTATGGCGCTTTTCCTTGCTGTCTTGAAATCCGGTGCCTTGGGAATGGAACGCTATACGGGTGTTCCAAAGGGAATCGTTGATACGATTATAGCCATATTTATTATATTTGCCACTATGGACGCCTTATTCAGCTGGCACAGAAAGAAAAAGGCGGCTAAAGAGACTTTAAAGCCTGCGGCTTAG
- a CDS encoding ABC transporter permease: MKMDQILDFTLIYATIRASTPILFAALAAVITQQANIINIGTEGIMLTGAFTAVCVSFFTGSWVAALIAAIIAGVFMALIMGVAHIKYGADICAIGTAINMFALAITKFGIQQFLGTAGSFTSPKIIAIPRIHIAALSNNPYLNGLFNNWSLMEVIGIILVFIIAFFLYRTAWGLRLRSVGRFPLAAETAGINVTKMKYQVIIISGVLGGLAGAHLSIGYSQMFTENMTNGRGFMGVAAMFFGGANPVIAWLGCLLFGFTDTVGGRLQAYGWPSQFILMLPYVITVTVLAVSLWQKQIRERKMKSSLRA; this comes from the coding sequence ATCAAAATGGATCAAATACTGGATTTTACTTTGATATATGCAACTATCCGTGCTTCGACTCCTATACTTTTTGCGGCTCTGGCGGCGGTTATCACTCAGCAGGCCAACATCATTAATATAGGTACGGAGGGCATTATGCTTACAGGCGCTTTTACCGCCGTATGTGTAAGCTTCTTTACGGGCAGCTGGGTTGCCGCCCTTATCGCTGCCATTATTGCTGGAGTTTTCATGGCCCTTATAATGGGGGTTGCCCATATAAAATATGGGGCGGATATATGCGCCATCGGTACGGCTATCAATATGTTTGCTCTGGCCATAACGAAATTTGGCATACAGCAGTTTTTAGGAACTGCGGGCAGCTTCACAAGCCCTAAAATCATTGCCATACCAAGAATTCATATTGCCGCATTAAGCAACAATCCTTACCTTAACGGACTTTTTAACAATTGGTCCTTGATGGAGGTTATAGGCATTATTCTTGTTTTTATAATCGCATTTTTCCTTTACAGAACAGCTTGGGGCTTAAGGCTCCGTTCTGTAGGCCGCTTTCCTCTTGCTGCGGAAACAGCGGGAATTAACGTTACTAAAATGAAATATCAGGTAATTATAATTTCAGGTGTTTTAGGCGGGCTTGCAGGAGCGCACCTTTCCATTGGCTATTCCCAGATGTTTACGGAAAACATGACGAACGGCCGTGGTTTCATGGGGGTTGCCGCTATGTTCTTCGGCGGCGCAAATCCTGTAATCGCATGGCTCGGCTGCTTGCTTTTCGGATTTACCGATACGGTAGGGGGAAGGCTTCAGGCTTATGGCTGGCCGTCACAGTTTATACTCATGCTTCCTTATGTAATTACAGTAACTGTTCTTGCGGTTTCCTTGTGGCAAAAGCAGATCAGAGAAAGAAAGATGAAAAGCTCTTTAAGGGCATAG
- the rihB gene encoding ribosylpyrimidine nucleosidase → MDRRKIILDCDPGHDDAVAILMAAKHPKIELLGITVVAGNQTLEKTTTNALNVCQYLGLDVPVYAGCGQPLVRAKQVIADDIHGETGLDGPVFEPLTKKVEDEHAVDYLIRTLLASDGDITLVITGPETNVAMAMRKEPRIVEKIQEIIIMGGAYQLGNMTPAAEFNILADAEAAYVVFTSGRPIVMMGLDLTRQALCYPAIIERMEKIDGKGAKLFADLMRFFSKTQKAVFGWEGGPLHDPTCIAYLIDPSCIETKDVFTEIEIRSEKCYGRTLCDYFGILKQPANSKLCLKIDLDKFWDIVEDCIRLY, encoded by the coding sequence ATGGATAGACGTAAAATTATTTTAGATTGTGACCCGGGGCATGACGATGCAGTTGCCATATTGATGGCAGCAAAGCACCCTAAAATAGAGCTTTTGGGCATTACTGTTGTTGCAGGCAATCAAACGCTTGAAAAAACAACGACAAACGCTCTTAATGTATGCCAGTATTTAGGCCTTGACGTTCCTGTATACGCCGGCTGCGGACAGCCTCTTGTAAGAGCAAAGCAGGTTATAGCAGACGATATTCACGGTGAAACAGGTCTTGACGGCCCTGTGTTTGAGCCGCTTACAAAGAAGGTTGAAGATGAGCACGCCGTCGATTATTTAATCAGAACCCTTCTTGCATCCGACGGAGATATTACTTTAGTAATTACAGGCCCTGAAACAAACGTTGCTATGGCTATGAGAAAAGAGCCCAGAATCGTTGAAAAAATTCAAGAAATCATTATCATGGGCGGCGCCTACCAGTTAGGCAATATGACACCTGCGGCAGAGTTCAACATCCTTGCAGACGCAGAGGCAGCTTATGTAGTATTTACCTCAGGCAGACCAATCGTTATGATGGGCCTTGACTTAACAAGACAGGCTCTTTGCTATCCTGCTATCATTGAAAGAATGGAAAAAATAGACGGCAAAGGCGCAAAACTTTTCGCTGATTTAATGAGATTTTTCAGCAAAACTCAGAAGGCAGTATTCGGCTGGGAGGGCGGCCCTCTTCATGACCCTACTTGCATCGCTTATCTTATTGACCCAAGCTGCATCGAAACAAAAGACGTATTTACAGAAATTGAAATCAGAAGCGAAAAGTGTTACGGACGTACCCTTTGCGACTATTTCGGCATTTTAAAGCAGCCTGCCAACTCTAAGCTTTGCTTAAAGATCGACTTGGATAAATTCTGGGATATCGTTGAAGACTGTATCAGATTATACTAA
- a CDS encoding M20 family metallopeptidase: protein MEDNKRIEILRNTLNANKDKYIKRLGELVAIDTHDIGHGIDGGLEKKGQEYMAELFKALGASEVICDQMEEKVILESLEKYNEGNEGHNYDGRFNVYATFKGESEKSILFNGHIDTMPVGDPALWNTNPHDPVIKDGRMYGLGVCDMKAGLMASTLAVELLKDAGIPLPGKVVITSVVDEEGGGNGSIQAAMRGIKADAAVVCEPTDQSIIAAHMGFIFFKIEVEGRAVHSGAKWLGVSAIEKAQKLIEAIDELEHQWLMNYKHALLPAPTSNVGVISGGSAGSTVADYCEFKTCVHYLPGKMSHEQVVKEYTDAIYRRCEGDEWLKDHKPKISIYQAGGAFEMDLDHEFTKTFAGTCEKIKNEAVIVGSPAGCDARVWRNMANMPTLQYGPGRQSECHIANEYVELQQYLDAILIYAQLILDWCK from the coding sequence ATGGAAGACAATAAAAGAATAGAAATATTAAGAAACACCCTTAATGCCAATAAAGATAAATATATAAAAAGGCTTGGAGAGCTTGTAGCCATAGATACCCACGACATAGGCCACGGTATTGACGGAGGCCTTGAAAAAAAAGGGCAGGAATATATGGCGGAGCTTTTTAAAGCGCTTGGCGCATCAGAAGTTATCTGCGACCAGATGGAAGAAAAGGTGATTTTAGAAAGCCTTGAAAAGTATAACGAAGGAAACGAAGGCCATAATTACGACGGCAGATTCAACGTATACGCAACCTTCAAAGGCGAAAGCGAAAAATCCATCCTTTTTAACGGCCATATAGATACTATGCCTGTGGGCGATCCCGCTCTTTGGAACACAAATCCCCACGACCCTGTGATTAAAGACGGCCGTATGTACGGCCTTGGCGTATGCGATATGAAGGCAGGCCTTATGGCTTCTACCCTTGCAGTAGAGCTTTTAAAGGATGCCGGAATACCCCTTCCCGGGAAGGTCGTAATCACAAGCGTTGTAGACGAAGAAGGCGGCGGAAACGGTTCCATTCAGGCTGCCATGAGAGGCATAAAGGCCGATGCGGCGGTTGTTTGTGAGCCTACGGACCAAAGTATTATCGCCGCCCATATGGGATTCATCTTCTTTAAAATAGAGGTTGAAGGAAGAGCTGTTCACTCAGGAGCCAAATGGCTTGGGGTAAGCGCCATAGAGAAGGCACAAAAGCTCATAGAAGCAATAGACGAGCTTGAGCATCAATGGCTTATGAATTATAAGCATGCCCTCCTTCCTGCGCCCACTTCAAACGTAGGCGTTATATCAGGGGGTTCCGCAGGCTCCACTGTAGCAGATTACTGCGAATTTAAGACCTGCGTTCACTATCTTCCGGGCAAGATGAGCCATGAACAAGTCGTTAAGGAATATACGGACGCCATTTACAGACGCTGTGAAGGCGACGAATGGCTGAAAGACCATAAGCCTAAAATTTCCATTTATCAGGCCGGCGGCGCCTTTGAAATGGACCTTGACCATGAATTTACAAAGACATTTGCAGGAACCTGTGAGAAGATTAAAAACGAGGCAGTTATTGTAGGTTCGCCTGCAGGCTGCGATGCGAGAGTTTGGCGGAATATGGCAAACATGCCTACTTTGCAGTACGGACCGGGAAGGCAATCCGAATGCCACATTGCAAATGAATATGTAGAGCTTCAGCAATACCTTGATGCAATTTTGATCTACGCTCAGTTAATTTTAGACTGGTGCAAATAA
- a CDS encoding glutamine amidotransferase, translating into MAKKVLIAGESWMSYTTHVKGFDSFYTTLYEEGVKYIRAAIEKAGYEVDFLPNHLAASDFPYTMEELKKYDCVILSDIGANTLLLPAETFTKSIKMPNRCQLIKDYVLEGGSLIMVGGYLTFSGVDAKGRWGVTPVQDVLPVKVLDIDDRMEHPEGIAPVLVKEHDVIKDVPKNWPEFLGYNKTVLLEGAEEVMTIGGDPFIAVGNYGKGKSAVFTSDCAPHWGPHEFIEWEGYDLLWKNMVDYLVK; encoded by the coding sequence ATGGCAAAGAAAGTTTTAATCGCCGGGGAGTCATGGATGAGCTATACGACCCACGTGAAAGGCTTTGACAGTTTTTACACAACACTTTATGAGGAAGGCGTAAAATATATTAGAGCTGCTATTGAAAAGGCCGGATATGAAGTTGATTTTCTTCCGAACCATTTAGCAGCAAGTGATTTCCCCTATACAATGGAAGAACTTAAGAAGTATGATTGTGTAATTTTATCTGATATCGGTGCAAATACTTTGCTTCTTCCCGCTGAGACATTTACTAAGAGCATAAAAATGCCGAACCGCTGCCAGCTTATCAAGGATTATGTATTAGAAGGCGGTTCCCTCATTATGGTAGGCGGATATCTTACGTTTTCAGGTGTAGATGCAAAAGGCCGTTGGGGTGTAACGCCGGTTCAGGATGTTCTTCCTGTAAAGGTTCTTGACATTGACGACCGTATGGAGCATCCGGAAGGTATTGCCCCTGTTCTTGTGAAAGAACATGACGTTATCAAAGACGTTCCAAAGAACTGGCCTGAATTCTTAGGCTATAACAAAACCGTTTTATTGGAAGGCGCAGAAGAAGTTATGACCATAGGCGGCGACCCATTTATAGCCGTAGGCAATTACGGAAAAGGCAAGTCTGCAGTATTTACATCAGACTGTGCTCCTCACTGGGGTCCTCATGAATTCATAGAATGGGAAGGCTATGACCTTTTATGGAAGAACATGGTGGATTATCTCGTTAAATAA
- a CDS encoding M20 family metallopeptidase, with protein sequence MSGLRGNWKEEALGLLKNALEIVTVTNQNNEKELAEYIAGFLKDTIKAEIQELSPGRANIIAEIKGEDENNAILLNGHLDTVPFGDLENWQTPPHKATEKDGYIYARGASDMKSGLCAYLYAFCTLAKEGYKPKNSIIFTGTADEEINGLGAYGIVQKGLLDRVSTIIIGEPTGNGISVAAKGTLWIEFHIDGKTCHSSYPHNGVNACEKAYELYQRIKALTGDETHYLLGKTTCTMTKMNGGVANNMVPDKCSFSVDIRTIPGVSHKALLEEIDREISAMANTNKELFIEKNIITNRISVEIEEKSSFVKEFARSAEKVKGEKPLITSTNFFSDASIFCIDYSPSVLLFGPGESGEAHKPNEHVEIKKYFEAIEIMYEFLKTL encoded by the coding sequence ATGTCGGGACTTAGGGGCAACTGGAAAGAAGAAGCTCTGGGCCTTTTAAAAAATGCTTTGGAGATTGTTACAGTCACAAATCAGAATAACGAAAAAGAGCTTGCAGAATATATCGCAGGCTTCCTTAAAGATACCATTAAAGCAGAAATACAGGAGCTTTCCCCCGGCAGGGCAAATATCATTGCGGAAATAAAAGGGGAAGATGAAAATAACGCTATTCTCCTTAACGGCCATCTTGATACGGTGCCCTTTGGAGATTTGGAAAATTGGCAGACACCTCCCCATAAAGCCACAGAAAAAGACGGATATATTTATGCAAGAGGCGCAAGCGATATGAAAAGCGGCTTGTGCGCTTATTTATATGCTTTCTGCACTTTGGCGAAGGAAGGATATAAGCCTAAGAATTCCATTATTTTTACAGGAACTGCCGACGAAGAAATAAACGGCCTTGGGGCCTACGGTATCGTCCAAAAAGGCCTTTTAGACAGGGTTTCAACAATCATCATCGGCGAGCCTACGGGAAACGGCATTTCTGTTGCGGCTAAAGGTACATTATGGATAGAATTTCATATTGACGGCAAAACATGCCACAGCTCTTATCCCCATAACGGAGTGAATGCCTGTGAAAAGGCATATGAGCTTTATCAAAGGATAAAAGCCCTTACCGGTGACGAAACCCATTATCTTCTTGGAAAAACAACCTGCACTATGACGAAGATGAACGGCGGCGTAGCCAATAATATGGTTCCCGATAAATGCAGCTTTTCTGTAGATATCCGTACGATTCCCGGGGTTTCCCATAAAGCGCTTTTAGAAGAAATAGACAGGGAAATCTCCGCTATGGCAAATACAAATAAAGAGCTTTTCATAGAAAAAAATATCATCACCAATCGAATTTCCGTTGAAATAGAAGAGAAAAGTTCTTTTGTGAAAGAATTTGCCCGTTCAGCTGAAAAAGTCAAAGGGGAGAAGCCCCTTATTACCTCTACGAATTTCTTTAGCGATGCTTCAATATTCTGTATTGACTATTCGCCTTCCGTTCTTCTTTTCGGACCGGGAGAAAGCGGCGAAGCCCATAAGCCCAATGAGCATGTGGAAATAAAGAAGTATTTTGAAGCTATTGAAATTATGTATGAATTTCTTAAAACCCTGTAA
- a CDS encoding ribokinase, whose protein sequence is MKILNFGSLNLDNVYHVDHFVRAGETLSSDAMHIYCGGKGLNQSIALARSGAKVFHAGAIGLEDGNILKEALKRNGVNIDHLLQLKDKKTGHAIIQIDKSGQNCILLFPGANHCITREHIDKTLENFSKGDLLILQNEINNIDYIINQAHEKGMQIVLNPSPMNEKILALPLEYVDYFILNEVEMADISEDDNEEKGLQSLKEKYPNASVVLTLGSRGVRFENGSLSLSRGIFKVDAVDTTAAGDTFTGYFFGAISQGEHVSQALKIASMASAIAVSRQGAEPSIPYMEEVAERLNP, encoded by the coding sequence GTGAAGATATTAAACTTCGGTTCACTTAATTTAGACAATGTATACCATGTAGACCATTTTGTGAGAGCGGGGGAAACCCTTTCATCTGATGCCATGCATATTTACTGCGGAGGAAAAGGGCTTAATCAAAGCATCGCCCTTGCCCGTTCCGGGGCCAAGGTTTTTCATGCAGGGGCAATAGGCCTTGAAGACGGGAATATCCTGAAAGAAGCCCTTAAAAGAAATGGCGTCAATATAGACCATCTGCTTCAATTAAAGGATAAAAAAACAGGCCATGCTATTATTCAGATAGATAAAAGCGGCCAAAACTGCATATTGCTTTTTCCGGGAGCAAATCACTGTATTACCCGAGAGCATATAGATAAGACCCTTGAAAATTTTTCAAAGGGGGATTTGCTTATTCTTCAAAATGAAATTAATAATATCGATTACATAATAAATCAGGCGCATGAAAAGGGAATGCAGATTGTTTTAAACCCTTCTCCCATGAATGAAAAAATCCTTGCGCTTCCATTGGAATATGTGGATTATTTCATATTAAACGAAGTGGAAATGGCCGATATATCGGAAGATGATAATGAAGAAAAGGGCCTTCAGAGCCTTAAAGAAAAATATCCCAATGCTTCTGTCGTACTCACTTTGGGAAGCCGGGGTGTAAGATTTGAAAACGGCAGCCTAAGTCTAAGCCGCGGCATATTTAAAGTGGACGCCGTGGATACGACTGCGGCAGGCGATACCTTTACAGGCTATTTCTTTGGAGCCATATCCCAAGGGGAGCATGTTTCGCAAGCCCTTAAAATAGCCTCCATGGCTTCTGCCATAGCTGTATCAAGACAAGGGGCCGAACCTTCCATCCCTTATATGGAAGAAGTCGCAGAAAGGCTTAATCCTTAA
- a CDS encoding ABC transporter permease: protein MVKYIGKRILQIIPTLLVLSFILFFSIWFMQYKSISFGGEDSTFKQYLDYMGNVLRGDFGIHYRYGRPINGELMRRYPLTMLLAIGGTLTSAIVGIFLGVISAVNQNKLIDNIIMFFSLAVTSIPLFFLALIFMVIFSVFLGVLPSRAMGSWQSFIMPVITLGLPAAGFVARTTRSAMLEVINQDYIRASQARGIADKTIIYYHALKNTFIPIITVIGVRFGELLAGTVLVENAFSIPGLGRFIIEAIDYRQGNAILGCVLVLAATFMVINLLIDILYALIDPRVKYGKRESSTSGK from the coding sequence ATGGTTAAATACATAGGAAAACGAATACTGCAGATAATTCCAACGCTTCTTGTATTAAGCTTTATCTTGTTTTTTTCTATATGGTTTATGCAATATAAAAGCATAAGCTTCGGAGGGGAAGACTCGACCTTTAAACAGTATCTGGACTATATGGGTAATGTCCTCAGAGGTGACTTTGGGATACATTATAGATACGGAAGGCCTATAAATGGGGAACTTATGAGAAGATATCCGCTCACTATGCTTCTTGCCATAGGGGGAACGTTAACATCTGCCATTGTGGGGATTTTCCTCGGGGTAATTTCAGCTGTTAATCAAAACAAGCTTATTGATAATATCATTATGTTTTTTTCTCTTGCGGTTACATCAATTCCTTTATTTTTCCTTGCGCTTATTTTTATGGTAATATTCAGCGTCTTTCTTGGGGTTCTGCCTTCCAGAGCCATGGGCTCTTGGCAGAGCTTTATTATGCCTGTCATTACCCTCGGCCTTCCGGCAGCGGGATTTGTGGCGCGAACCACCCGTTCGGCAATGCTTGAAGTAATTAATCAGGATTATATCAGGGCATCTCAGGCAAGGGGCATTGCCGATAAGACGATTATTTATTACCATGCCCTTAAAAACACGTTTATTCCTATTATCACTGTAATAGGGGTAAGATTCGGAGAGCTTCTGGCGGGAACCGTTCTTGTGGAAAATGCCTTTTCCATCCCCGGCCTTGGAAGGTTTATTATAGAAGCTATCGATTACAGGCAGGGGAACGCCATTTTGGGCTGTGTTCTTGTTCTGGCGGCTACCTTTATGGTTATAAACCTTCTTATTGACATATTGTACGCCTTGATAGACCCAAGGGTAAAATACGGCAAAAGGGAAAGCAGTACCTCGGGTAAATAA
- a CDS encoding ABC transporter permease has protein sequence MKKNSAFLRKFAKRKASVISTFLLLILIFTAIFGPALCKRYHPNHQNQAERFAPISRDHWLGTDYAGRDIFTRLVYGAKFSISVSFFGVLAGGIIGVFLGLVSGYFGGVSDNLISRLIELLMAVPGLLLAIIIIAVMGKSDFNTVISVAVSVIASFTRIIRSSVISLRESDYVKSAYILGASDWRIIFTHILPNCISFIIVTFTLNLGTALLTVSSLSFLGIGVQPPNPEWGSMISLAKEYMLSYPLGILAPGLAITIFVISSSLVGDGLRDALDPRI, from the coding sequence ATGAAGAAAAATTCCGCTTTTTTAAGAAAGTTTGCCAAGAGAAAGGCTTCTGTCATTAGTACATTTTTGCTTTTAATATTAATTTTTACTGCCATATTCGGGCCGGCGTTATGCAAAAGATATCACCCTAATCATCAGAATCAGGCGGAGCGCTTTGCCCCTATAAGCCGTGACCACTGGCTGGGGACGGACTATGCAGGAAGGGATATCTTTACCCGGCTTGTCTACGGAGCAAAATTTTCTATTTCCGTAAGCTTTTTCGGCGTGCTCGCAGGAGGGATTATAGGCGTTTTTCTGGGCCTTGTTTCAGGTTATTTCGGCGGAGTTTCCGATAATCTTATTTCAAGGCTGATAGAGCTTTTGATGGCTGTGCCGGGGCTTTTACTTGCCATTATTATTATAGCCGTTATGGGAAAGAGCGATTTCAATACGGTTATTTCCGTAGCTGTTTCTGTAATAGCTTCTTTTACCCGTATCATCCGAAGCTCTGTCATATCCTTAAGGGAATCGGATTACGTTAAAAGCGCTTATATCTTAGGAGCGTCAGACTGGCGGATTATTTTCACCCACATTTTGCCCAATTGCATTTCTTTTATTATAGTGACATTTACCCTTAATCTTGGTACGGCCCTTTTGACGGTTTCTTCCTTATCCTTTTTGGGTATCGGGGTTCAGCCGCCAAATCCCGAATGGGGCTCTATGATAAGCCTTGCAAAGGAATATATGCTTTCGTACCCCCTTGGCATACTTGCCCCGGGCCTTGCCATAACCATATTTGTCATAAGCTCAAGCCTTGTAGGCGACGGACTGAGGGACGCTCTCGACCCGAGGATTTAA